Proteins encoded together in one Candidatus Tanganyikabacteria bacterium window:
- the ispD gene encoding 2-C-methyl-D-erythritol 4-phosphate cytidylyltransferase produces the protein MGAPEHKVWLPLGGEPILIRTLRRLAHCQAIAGLVVVVAPEDRERLLELEEAYDLPNIAGIIDGGATRQESVTRGFEAIAGSPDLVLVHDGARPLVNPSQVDQVIRAAARHGAAILAVPIHDTIKRVAGDVVVESPPRAEFWAAQTPQVFRYALLEEALRRAREDGYEGTDEASLVERLGHQVHIVPGSRRNLKITTPDDLAMAEGLLAASRPEMVADPL, from the coding sequence ATGGGTGCACCCGAGCACAAGGTATGGCTGCCGCTCGGCGGCGAGCCGATCTTGATAAGGACGCTGCGGCGCCTGGCGCATTGCCAGGCGATCGCGGGCCTCGTGGTGGTGGTCGCGCCCGAGGATCGCGAACGGCTGCTCGAACTGGAAGAAGCCTACGATCTGCCGAACATCGCCGGCATCATCGATGGCGGCGCCACTCGCCAGGAGTCGGTCACGCGGGGCTTCGAGGCGATCGCCGGCAGCCCGGACCTCGTGCTTGTCCACGACGGGGCGCGCCCCCTGGTCAACCCCAGTCAGGTCGATCAGGTCATCAGGGCGGCGGCCCGCCATGGCGCGGCGATCCTGGCGGTACCGATTCACGACACGATCAAGCGTGTGGCGGGCGACGTCGTCGTCGAGAGCCCGCCACGCGCCGAGTTCTGGGCTGCGCAAACGCCCCAGGTCTTTCGCTACGCCTTGCTAGAAGAGGCTTTGCGCCGGGCTCGCGAAGACGGTTACGAAGGGACCGACGAGGCGAGCCTGGTCGAGCGCCTGGGCCATCAGGTGCACATCGTGCCCGGCTCGCGGCGCAATCTCAAGATCACCACGCCCGACGATCTGGCGATGGCCGAGGGCTTGCTCGCGGCCTCGCGGCCGGAGATGGTCGCCGACCCGCTGTGA
- a CDS encoding phosphopentomutase, with protein sequence MLGRVFLIVLDGVGAGELPDAPLFGDTGSNTLGNTARVVGGLQVPTLQRLGLGNILPLAGVPQNLSAEASWGKAAERSPGKDTQTGHWEMAGLPLEFTFPTFPDGFPAELLAAFEQATGRGILGNKPASGTEILVELGEEHQRTGKWIVYTSGDSVFQIAAHEETVPLEELYDACRKARALLDGPWRVGRVIARPFVGAPGAYARDQGARHDYSVLPPGPTVLDFAGQAGHRVIGVGKIHDIFAGVGVAENVHTGSNAEGMEATIKLARTAPDGALVFTNLVDFDSMYGHRNNAAGMAQALCEFDRALSFLLPELRPDDLLMLTADHGNDPTDVSTDHTREYIPLLAYRAERRGAPLGTRAGFGDIAATVADAWNLPGKVVGESFWPQLAAALV encoded by the coding sequence ATGCTCGGACGCGTCTTCCTCATCGTGCTCGACGGCGTCGGCGCCGGCGAGTTGCCCGACGCTCCGCTCTTCGGCGACACGGGCAGCAACACCCTGGGCAACACGGCTCGCGTGGTCGGCGGCTTGCAGGTCCCCACGCTGCAGCGCCTTGGCCTCGGCAACATCCTGCCCCTGGCGGGCGTGCCGCAAAACCTGTCCGCCGAGGCGTCCTGGGGCAAGGCGGCCGAACGCTCGCCCGGCAAGGACACCCAGACCGGCCACTGGGAAATGGCCGGCTTGCCGCTGGAGTTCACGTTCCCGACCTTCCCCGACGGCTTCCCGGCCGAGTTGCTCGCCGCATTCGAGCAGGCGACCGGCCGGGGGATCCTGGGCAACAAGCCCGCGTCGGGCACCGAGATCCTGGTGGAGCTGGGCGAAGAGCACCAGCGCACCGGGAAATGGATCGTGTACACCTCCGGCGATTCGGTGTTCCAGATCGCCGCCCACGAGGAGACGGTTCCCCTGGAGGAGCTCTACGACGCCTGCCGCAAGGCGCGCGCGCTGCTCGACGGCCCCTGGCGGGTGGGGCGCGTCATCGCCCGGCCCTTCGTGGGCGCGCCCGGAGCGTACGCCAGGGACCAGGGAGCGCGCCACGACTACTCGGTCCTGCCCCCGGGGCCGACGGTGCTGGATTTCGCCGGCCAGGCCGGCCATCGCGTCATCGGCGTCGGCAAGATCCACGACATCTTCGCGGGAGTCGGCGTCGCCGAGAACGTCCATACCGGCTCCAACGCCGAGGGCATGGAGGCCACGATCAAGCTGGCACGCACCGCACCCGACGGCGCCCTGGTGTTCACGAACCTGGTGGACTTCGACAGCATGTACGGCCACCGCAACAACGCCGCGGGAATGGCCCAGGCCCTGTGCGAGTTCGATCGGGCGCTGAGCTTCCTGCTGCCCGAGTTGCGGCCCGACGATCTGCTCATGCTCACGGCCGACCATGGCAACGACCCGACCGACGTGTCGACCGACCACACGCGGGAGTACATCCCGCTCCTTGCCTACCGTGCCGAACGGCGCGGCGCACCGCTCGGCACCCGTGCCGGTTTCGGGGATATCGCCGCCACCGTGGCCGACGCCTGGAACCTTCCCGGCAAGGTGGTCGGCGAGAGCTTCTGGCCGCAGCTTGCGGCCGCATTGGTATGA